The genomic interval CCAATGAGTATTGAACAAAAGAGTTTTGAGATTATTACCCAAGAGATGGGAAGTGCTATTGATGCCTTTGATGCTACGTTGCAACCTGTTGTTAAACGTGTCATTCATACCACGGCTGATTTTGAGTATACCGATCTTTTAGATTTTTCTGATGATGCAGTCCAGAGTACGTTTGATGCCCTCAAAAGTGGATGTAAAATCTATTGTGATACCAATATGATTGTTAATGGCCTCAGTAAAGTTGCCTTAGGGAAATTTTCTTGCAAACCGTACTGCCTTGTGAGTGATGAAGATGTCAGTAAAGAAGCTAAAGAACGTGGTGTTACAAGATCAATTGTAGGCATGGAACATGCGGCAAAAGATCCAGAAACTAAAATATTTTTAATCGGCAATGCCCCAACAGCACTTTATACTCTATTGGAGATGATTAAATCAGGTGATTGTGCAAAACCTTCCCTTATCGTCGCTGTACCTGTTGGATTTGTGGGAGCGGCTGAATCTAAAGAAGAAGTTCTAAAATATGATGTTCCTTATATTCGAGTAAGAGGTAGAAAAGGTGGAAGTACGGTTGCCGTTGCTATTTTACACGGTCTTATCTACCAAATTTTTCAAAGAGAAGGCATCTAAAAAATGCAAAAGTATGTGATTCATGAGGGAAAGAAGCTTCGATACGGTTTTACGACTGGCTCATCCGCTGCAGCTGCTACAAAAGCGGCATGTATGTTATTAATGAATGCGCCTTTAAAAAAAACCGTTGCAATCACTTTACCAACAAATGAAATATTACACATACCTATTTATACGGCAAAGAAAGAAAAAGAGTTGGCAATTGTTACTGTTATTAAAGATGGTGGTGATGATGCAGATGTGACGAGTGGACTAGAAATAGGAGCACGCGTCTCTTTTTCTGAGGAGAGAGGCATTCATATCAAAGGAGGCGAGGGTGTTGGTGTGGCAACTAAAAAAGGCTTACCTATTGGTGTAGGCGAACCCGCTATCAATCCAGTCCCTCAAGTGATGATTAAACAAAGCGTGATTGAGGTGATAGATATTTTAAAGCAAGGGATTGAAGTAGAAATTTTTGTTCCAAAAGGTGAAGAGATTGCCAAGCGAACGCTTAATTATAAATTAGGAATTCACGGGGGTATTTCCATATTGGGATCAACTGGTATCGTTAAACCTATGTCTGAAGAAGCATATAAAGACTCTTTGTCTATTGAGTTAAAAGCAATGTACCAACAGCAAGATACCGATACCTTTGTCTTTACCTTTGGTAATTATGGACGCAAATTTGCCACAAACAATCTTGGATTAGTGGATGAAAATATCATCATTATCAGTAATTTTGTAGGATTTATGTTGGAGAAGGCCTGTGAGTTTGGTATCAAAAAAATACTGTTTGTTGGCAATATCGGAAAGATTGTCAAAGTAGCTGGAGGTATATTTCATACCCATAGTCGCGTATCGGATGCAAGGCTTGAAATTATGGCGGCAAATGCAATAAAAGCAGGAGAAAAACTTGATGTTATTCAAAAAATACTCAAAGCCAATACCACAGAAGAAGCAGTGGAAATGTTAAACAGAAAAGATACGTTTGACATAATGGCACAAGAAATACGAGAAAAGTGCGAAACTCATGTGAGACGTAGTGGATATGAGTTAGAGGTGGCTGCATTGATTTATTCAAGTGAACAGGGAGAATTAGCGCGAACGGATAATTTTTATGTTGGAAATCATACCAATGCTTAAGATTCATATACTTGGAATGGGTCCTGGAAGTATAGATTTTATTGCACCTTATGTGCTGACATGTATAAAGGACGCAGACATACTTATTGGTGGAAAAAGACATTTTCAAGAGATAGAAGTGGAAGCATCAGGAAAAGTCTGTCAATACATAAGTAGTGATTTATTAGGACTTGTGGATTACATCAAAACAAACAGAAATAAAAAAATTGCGGTATTGGTCTCTGGTGACCCAGGATTTTATAGTTTTTTAGTGTATTTAAAAAAGCATTTTAGCAATGAGGAGTTAGTGGTAATACCAGGACTTTCTTCTATGCAGTATATGTTTTGCAAGATTGGGTTACCTTGGCAAGACGCTGTGATTAAAAGTCTTCATGGTAAAACGTTTGATTTTATTGAAGCTTTAAATGATTCTGGACTTGTAGGGGTGCTAACGGATAGTGCTTTTACACCTCAATTGATCGCAAAAGAGTTAGTAACTCACGGACTAGGAAACGTATTAGTATATGTAGGAGAAGAACTTTCTTATGCGGAAGAAAAAATAACAACGATGATAGCAACGCAAATGGCTAATAATGAACGAAATTTTGGCATGAATGTTGTGGTTATTGAAAGGACTGAAAATGTTTCATATAAAAGATAGTGAATTTATTAGGGGCAATGTGCCTATGACAAAAGATGAAGCACGTGTTGTTTGTATATCAAAACTTGAACTTGATAGCAATAGTGTCTTGATTGATGTGGGTGCAGGAACAGGTAGTGTCGGTATAGAGGCTAGTAGGTATTTAAGCTCTGGTAAAGTCATTGGTATAGAAGTTAATGAAGAAGCCAATGCTTTGATAGAAGCAAATCTAAAAAAATTTGACATAACGAATTACGAGTTATACAAAGGTTATGCTCCACAAGAACTACCAACTATTGCCTTCGATGCCATGTTTATTGGTGGCTCTAAAGGGAAACTTGGTGATATATTTCAGTATTTTGATGATCATGCCAAAGTAGGCGCTAGGTTGGTTATTAATGCCATTGTCCTTGAAACTTTTACTAAAACACTTAGTTTGATGAAAGAGTATGGCTTTCATGACATTGAGGTTGTTTCATTAAATATCTCAAAAAATAGATTACTTGGTCAATATAACATGATGATGGCTGAGAATCCTATATTTATTTTAAGTGCGAAAAAAGGAGAAAAAAATGTCTAAATTAATAGGAATTGGTGTAGGAGTTGGCGATCCTGAAATGTTAACCATCAAAGCAGTGAATGCTTTAAGAGAAGCAGATGCGGTCATCTTACCAAGGGCTAATACGAAAACGTATAGTACGGCTTTTGAAATTGCAAAGCAGTATATGAAAGATGATATTGAAAAAATCTATGCAGATTTTACAACGGTTGATGATGATAAGCTTAGAGAAGAAGATAGATTACTGTATGCCAAGGTAGTCAATGATTGTATTAAAGCTGGAAAAACAGTAGCGTTTATCACCATTGGTGATCCTATGACGTTTAGTACTTTTGTTTATGTCATGGAACTTTTAGAAAAAGATGTAGAAGTCCAAACTATACCAGGGATAACATCATTTGCTTCCATTGCTGCACGTCTGAATACTCCACTTGTTATGGGTGATGAAACACTCAAAATAGTACCTATTTCAAAAGATACAGATATTGTAAAAGAGATTAATAGCTCTGATAACGTTGTTTTTATGAAAGTTACACGTAACCTTGAACGACTCAAAGATGCTTTTAAAAAAACAGGCAACATGGATAATGTCGTACTTGTTTCTAATTGTGGAAAAGCGGATGAAAAAGTAATTTATGATCTTGAAAATATAACGCGTGAGGATATCTCTTACTTCTCAACCATTCTCCTTAAAAAAGGAGGGCTGAGTTATGTCTAAAGTTTATTTTATAGGAGCAGGGCCGGGTGATCCTGAACTTATTACTATCAAAGGTCAGCGCCTTGTAAGGGAAGCAGATATCATCATATATGCGGGCTCGCTTGTTCCTATAGAAGTTATTGCATGTCATAAGGAGGGAGCAGAAATTTATAACAGTGCCAGTATGGATTTGGATGAAGTGATGGATATTACTATTGCAGGTGTTAAAGAAGGAAAAAGTGTTGCAAGAGTTCATACAGGAGATCCTTCTATCTATGGGGCTCATCGTGAACAAATGGACATTTTGGAGAGTCATGGTATAGATTTTGATGTCATACCAGGTGTTAGCTCATTTTTAGCATCAGCAGCAGCCCTTAAAAAAGAGTTCACGCTTCCAGATGTATCGCAAACGGTTATTTGCACACGATTAGAAGGTCGCACTCCCGTTCCAGAAGCAGAATCCTTAGATAAATTAGCCTCTCATCAAGCTTCTATGGCTATCTTTTTATCCGTTCAAATGATTGATAAAGTAGTGGAAAAACTTGTGCTTCATTACCCGCCTAATACTCCAGTAGCAATTATTCAGCGTGCTAGTTGGCCGGATCAAAAAATTGTTGAGGGAACGCTTGAGACTATTGAAGAAAAAGTCAAAGAAGCCAATATCACTAAAACAGCGCAAATTCTTGTGGGATGGTTTATGGGAAATGAGTACTCTAAATCTAGGCTATATGACAAGTATTTTACCCATGAATACCGAGAAGGTATGGCACGCTCATGAAAAAAGAACTTGCCATTATTAGCGTAAGTAAGCAAGGATTAGAGAAAGCAAATTCTTTACATGTAAAGAACGCAGACATTTATGCCTTGCCAAAATACAGTGATGGCAAGTGCATAGAGATGATAGAGGGTTTTACACTTACAGTAGAGCGAATTTTTTCTCAATACAAAACGCTTTTGTTTATCATGGCTAGCGGGATTGTGGTTCGTACCATTGCGCCACTTCTTAAAGGTAAAGATATAGACCCCGCTATTTTGGTGATGGACGAACAAGGTATCTTTGTAAACTCTTTGCTTAGTGGCCATTTAGGTGGAGCAAACGAGATGGCAGAAATCATTGCCAAAGCATGTGATGCAATTCCTGTGATATCAACAGCCTCTGATGTCAGTCATAAAATAGCCGTTGATACGATTGCTATGAAATTAAATGCAAAAATAGATTCTTTGAAAAAAGCAAAGAATGTGACTGCTTTGATACTTAATGGGCAGAGAGTAGCGCTATGTTTACCTGAGAATATAGTCGTTGAGAATAAAAATATATCAGGGGTTATTGTGGTGTCAAATAAGTTACATGTAGAGATGAGTCAAATTATTCCACAAAATATCATAGTGGGTATTGGGTGCAAAAAAGATATCCCAAAAGAGGCGATTATTGAAGCTGTCAAAAAAGAGTTTAAAAAATTAAACCTTAGAGAAGATTCGATTAAACATTTTGCGACAGGATGGGTAAAAGCAGAAGAAAAAGGTCTGCTTGAAGCCGTTAACTATTTTGAGCGAGAGCTAAAAATAATAGAAAAAGAAGAAATAAGAGCAGTACAAGATAAATTTTGTGGATCAGATTTTGTAGAAAAAACCATTGGTGTACGCTCCATCTCAGCACCTAGTGCCTATGTAAGTTCTAGTAAAAAAGGAGTGTTTTTGTTAGAAAAAAATAAAAATTGCGGAATTACCATTTCGATTTATGAAGAGGAAGTTGGAAATGAAAAATAATATTTATGTTGTAGGTATCGGGCCAGGCTCATTGGAACATTTGAGTTTTAGAGCATATCATGTTTTAAAAGAGGTAAATGTCATCATTGGGCATAAAACCTATGTCAATTTAGTAAAAGAGTATTTTCCTGAGAAAGTGTTCATTAAATCAGGAATGAAAAGAGAAGTGGAGCGTTGCCTCGAGACTTTGGAAATAGCCAAGAGTGGTAAAAGTGTCGCCCTTATCTCTAGTGGTGATGCCGGAGTTTACGGCATGGCGGGCATTATGCTAGAAATTGCTCTTGATAATGGCTTTAATGTAGAAATTATCCCAGGGATTACCTCTGCCAATGCCTCCGCTTCAGTCGTAGGTGCACCCATTATGCATGATCATGCGACGATTAGTTTGAGTGATTTATTGACGGATTGGGAGCTCATCAAAAAGCGTGTTGATTTGGCATCACAAGGAGATTTTGTGATCTCTTTTTACAATCCTAAAAGTAAAAGTCGTCTAACTCAAATTGCTGAAGCAAGAGAAATTATGCTGAAGCATAAAAATAAAGATACGGTTGTTGCCATTGTGCGAAACACGGGACGAGAGGGCGAAAATCACGTTCTTACATCATTGGAAAATATGTTAGAGCATGAAATTGACATGTTTACGACGGTAATCGTTGGAAACTCAAAGACGTTTATCAAAGAAAACAAAATGATCACTCCTCGTGGGTATCACTACTAAAACAGGAAAAAAGATGAAAACAGGAAAAGTATATATCGCAGGTGCAGGTTGTGGAGATTTTGAATTGATGACATTAAAACTCAAGATGTTGATTGAAGAAGCAGAGTGTATTATTTATGATCGTCTTGTTAATAAGGAAATTCTTGCGTTAGCACCCAAAAGTGCCGAACTTATTTATTATGGTAAAGATAATTGCGAAGGCGGCCTTATCCAAGAAAAAATTAATGCAACATTAATCGAAAAAGCCAAAGAGGGCAAGAATGTTTTACGCCTTAAAGGAGGACACCCTTTTGTCTTTGGACGAGGTGGGGAAGAGGCCTTGGACTTAGTAGATGCAGGCATAGAATTTGAAATTATTCCAGGTGTTACTTCTGCTATTTCAGTACCCGCTTATGCAGGCATTCCTATAAGCCATAGAGGTATCAATACATCATTTCATGTTTTTACAGGACATAGTAAAGATGATGGAGAAAAAATTGACTTTGAAACAGTATCCAAGCTGAGTGGCACTTTAGTTTTTTTAATGGGTATTAAAAATATAGAGATGATCACTTCAAATCTTGTAAATTTTGGAAAAATATCATCCACACCTGTTGCAGTAATTGAAAATGGATCGACATGTCATCAACGAACGGTTGTCGGAAACCTAGAAACTATTTCAAAGATTGTTGAAGAAAATCATATTCAGTCACCTTCTATCATTATTATAGGTGATGTAGTAAATTTACGCGAAAAACTTGCTTGGTTTGAGCATAAAGCATTGCACGGGCATAAGGTTCTGGTAACATCAGAAAAAACCCAAGCAAAAGTGACTTCACGGTTGGTCCGAAGTTTAGGTGGAGAGAGTGTAGAATGTCCTTTTTTTACATTAGATAAAAAATCGTTTACTATTCCAAGACTTATTAATTTTGATACTGTGCTCTTTACAAGCCCTCAAAGTTTACATGCT from Sulfurospirillum multivorans DSM 12446 carries:
- the cobA gene encoding uroporphyrinogen-III C-methyltransferase, translated to MKTGKVYIAGAGCGDFELMTLKLKMLIEEAECIIYDRLVNKEILALAPKSAELIYYGKDNCEGGLIQEKINATLIEKAKEGKNVLRLKGGHPFVFGRGGEEALDLVDAGIEFEIIPGVTSAISVPAYAGIPISHRGINTSFHVFTGHSKDDGEKIDFETVSKLSGTLVFLMGIKNIEMITSNLVNFGKISSTPVAVIENGSTCHQRTVVGNLETISKIVEENHIQSPSIIIIGDVVNLREKLAWFEHKALHGHKVLVTSEKTQAKVTSRLVRSLGGESVECPFFTLDKKSFTIPRLINFDTVLFTSPQSLHAFFEKIEDIRQLLHLRIGVAGEKTKEALNTYKLQANIYSNSYRTQELLNLLTEKEEKVLLVRSTSISAELAVYSQSITELETYYVDKVLRSDEEVIAYINDVDIIAFPNACTVKTLIDSVGREILATKLIIASNENTALKIKSYGLHVNAFGNGEITEETFKTCMETEHCIKGKKDGVVNRRNKGFTHSARAAS
- the cobI gene encoding precorrin-2 C(20)-methyltransferase; translated protein: MSKLIGIGVGVGDPEMLTIKAVNALREADAVILPRANTKTYSTAFEIAKQYMKDDIEKIYADFTTVDDDKLREEDRLLYAKVVNDCIKAGKTVAFITIGDPMTFSTFVYVMELLEKDVEVQTIPGITSFASIAARLNTPLVMGDETLKIVPISKDTDIVKEINSSDNVVFMKVTRNLERLKDAFKKTGNMDNVVLVSNCGKADEKVIYDLENITREDISYFSTILLKKGGLSYV
- the cbiE gene encoding precorrin-6y C5,15-methyltransferase (decarboxylating) subunit CbiE, yielding MLEIIPMLKIHILGMGPGSIDFIAPYVLTCIKDADILIGGKRHFQEIEVEASGKVCQYISSDLLGLVDYIKTNRNKKIAVLVSGDPGFYSFLVYLKKHFSNEELVVIPGLSSMQYMFCKIGLPWQDAVIKSLHGKTFDFIEALNDSGLVGVLTDSAFTPQLIAKELVTHGLGNVLVYVGEELSYAEEKITTMIATQMANNERNFGMNVVVIERTENVSYKR
- the cobJ gene encoding precorrin-3B C(17)-methyltransferase, which gives rise to MKNNIYVVGIGPGSLEHLSFRAYHVLKEVNVIIGHKTYVNLVKEYFPEKVFIKSGMKREVERCLETLEIAKSGKSVALISSGDAGVYGMAGIMLEIALDNGFNVEIIPGITSANASASVVGAPIMHDHATISLSDLLTDWELIKKRVDLASQGDFVISFYNPKSKSRLTQIAEAREIMLKHKNKDTVVAIVRNTGREGENHVLTSLENMLEHEIDMFTTVIVGNSKTFIKENKMITPRGYHY
- the cbiG gene encoding cobalt-precorrin 5A hydrolase, giving the protein MKKELAIISVSKQGLEKANSLHVKNADIYALPKYSDGKCIEMIEGFTLTVERIFSQYKTLLFIMASGIVVRTIAPLLKGKDIDPAILVMDEQGIFVNSLLSGHLGGANEMAEIIAKACDAIPVISTASDVSHKIAVDTIAMKLNAKIDSLKKAKNVTALILNGQRVALCLPENIVVENKNISGVIVVSNKLHVEMSQIIPQNIIVGIGCKKDIPKEAIIEAVKKEFKKLNLREDSIKHFATGWVKAEEKGLLEAVNYFERELKIIEKEEIRAVQDKFCGSDFVEKTIGVRSISAPSAYVSSSKKGVFLLEKNKNCGITISIYEEEVGNEK
- the cbiD gene encoding cobalt-precorrin-5B (C(1))-methyltransferase CbiD, with product MQKYVIHEGKKLRYGFTTGSSAAAATKAACMLLMNAPLKKTVAITLPTNEILHIPIYTAKKEKELAIVTVIKDGGDDADVTSGLEIGARVSFSEERGIHIKGGEGVGVATKKGLPIGVGEPAINPVPQVMIKQSVIEVIDILKQGIEVEIFVPKGEEIAKRTLNYKLGIHGGISILGSTGIVKPMSEEAYKDSLSIELKAMYQQQDTDTFVFTFGNYGRKFATNNLGLVDENIIIISNFVGFMLEKACEFGIKKILFVGNIGKIVKVAGGIFHTHSRVSDARLEIMAANAIKAGEKLDVIQKILKANTTEEAVEMLNRKDTFDIMAQEIREKCETHVRRSGYELEVAALIYSSEQGELARTDNFYVGNHTNA
- a CDS encoding precorrin-8X methylmutase, which produces MSYERRPMSIEQKSFEIITQEMGSAIDAFDATLQPVVKRVIHTTADFEYTDLLDFSDDAVQSTFDALKSGCKIYCDTNMIVNGLSKVALGKFSCKPYCLVSDEDVSKEAKERGVTRSIVGMEHAAKDPETKIFLIGNAPTALYTLLEMIKSGDCAKPSLIVAVPVGFVGAAESKEEVLKYDVPYIRVRGRKGGSTVAVAILHGLIYQIFQREGI
- the cobM gene encoding precorrin-4 C(11)-methyltransferase, which encodes MSKVYFIGAGPGDPELITIKGQRLVREADIIIYAGSLVPIEVIACHKEGAEIYNSASMDLDEVMDITIAGVKEGKSVARVHTGDPSIYGAHREQMDILESHGIDFDVIPGVSSFLASAAALKKEFTLPDVSQTVICTRLEGRTPVPEAESLDKLASHQASMAIFLSVQMIDKVVEKLVLHYPPNTPVAIIQRASWPDQKIVEGTLETIEEKVKEANITKTAQILVGWFMGNEYSKSRLYDKYFTHEYREGMARS
- the cbiT gene encoding precorrin-6Y C5,15-methyltransferase (decarboxylating) subunit CbiT, with the translated sequence MFHIKDSEFIRGNVPMTKDEARVVCISKLELDSNSVLIDVGAGTGSVGIEASRYLSSGKVIGIEVNEEANALIEANLKKFDITNYELYKGYAPQELPTIAFDAMFIGGSKGKLGDIFQYFDDHAKVGARLVINAIVLETFTKTLSLMKEYGFHDIEVVSLNISKNRLLGQYNMMMAENPIFILSAKKGEKNV